In the genome of Deinococcus deserti VCD115, one region contains:
- a CDS encoding cupin domain-containing protein — protein MTAPQTVNLNEKFGLFTEQWSPKIVGELNGQQVRLARFGGEFIWHSHEHEDELFFVVRGVMRMELRDRTELVREGEFLIVPRGVEHKPAAETEEAWVMMLEPAGTVNTGQVQSERTVTDLERL, from the coding sequence ATGACCGCCCCGCAGACCGTCAACCTGAACGAAAAATTCGGGCTGTTCACCGAACAGTGGTCGCCGAAGATCGTTGGGGAGCTCAACGGCCAGCAGGTCCGACTGGCCCGCTTTGGCGGTGAATTCATCTGGCACAGCCATGAGCATGAGGACGAGCTGTTTTTCGTGGTACGCGGCGTGATGCGCATGGAGCTGCGCGACCGCACCGAACTGGTCAGGGAAGGCGAATTCCTGATCGTACCGCGCGGTGTGGAACACAAGCCTGCCGCCGAGACCGAGGAAGCCTGGGTCATGATGCTTGAACCCGCCGGCACCGTGAATACCGGCCAGGTGCAGAGCGAACGCACCGTGACCGATCTGGAGAGACTGTGA
- a CDS encoding DUF1622 domain-containing protein: MEELFRIFASYVALGLEAAAVLVVAIAGVEALWRAMVVFLGRSDAPDRVREIARLHLARWLAVALEFTLAADILRTAVAPTWEEIGKLAAIAALRTLLNYFLQQEIENHDRRHGNETDVARGDLNNSGS; encoded by the coding sequence ATGGAAGAGCTGTTCAGGATCTTCGCGTCGTACGTGGCCCTGGGACTGGAAGCAGCAGCGGTCCTGGTCGTCGCCATTGCAGGTGTGGAGGCTCTCTGGCGGGCAATGGTGGTGTTTCTCGGCCGCTCCGATGCGCCTGACCGGGTCAGAGAAATTGCGCGTCTGCATCTGGCACGCTGGCTGGCTGTAGCTCTGGAGTTCACGCTCGCAGCCGATATTCTGCGTACAGCAGTAGCGCCAACGTGGGAGGAGATCGGGAAGCTGGCCGCCATCGCGGCGCTCCGGACCCTGCTCAACTATTTCCTGCAACAGGAGATCGAGAACCATGACCGCCGGCACGGAAACGAGACAGACGTGGCCCGTGGAGATCTGAATAATTCCGGTTCGTGA
- a CDS encoding M20/M25/M40 family metallo-hydrolase has product MPLSYLVRIAQTPAPTFQEAQRAELVASLWEELGYQTTRDEVGNVLTRISTPAIHNQPALLLAAHLDTVFDAGTDVRVREEAGRLVGPGVGDNSASLAVITAFLRDFRGMAHTLRRPLWVAANVAEEGLGDLRGAKHLLAQHRKALGAFVAVDGYLGVAVTRGVAVRRYRASFLGPGGHSWGDQSPSALHALGRAIAALYALPLPLSPRTTLNVGVASGGTSVNSIASGAELLLDLRSLDPELLADLDTRAVAALHTAAREVGVIVRVERVGDRPGGDLHSEALLPLARQAARELRVDVRTTSSSTDANAAAPYGIPALALGVYRGGNAHRHDEWVQASSLGPGLRLLQRLVELYQRSPAA; this is encoded by the coding sequence ATGCCGCTTTCTTATCTGGTGCGTATTGCGCAGACGCCCGCTCCAACTTTTCAGGAGGCCCAGCGTGCCGAGCTGGTGGCCAGCCTGTGGGAAGAGCTGGGCTACCAGACGACCCGGGACGAGGTGGGCAACGTGCTGACGCGCATTTCCACACCGGCCATCCACAACCAGCCTGCCCTGCTGCTGGCCGCGCATCTGGACACTGTCTTTGATGCCGGGACCGACGTAAGGGTCCGTGAGGAGGCAGGGCGCCTAGTCGGGCCGGGGGTGGGGGACAACAGTGCCAGCCTGGCGGTAATCACGGCGTTTCTGCGGGACTTCCGGGGGATGGCCCATACGCTGCGCCGGCCTCTGTGGGTTGCAGCCAACGTGGCCGAGGAAGGCCTGGGCGATTTGCGCGGAGCCAAGCACCTGCTGGCCCAGCACCGGAAGGCGTTAGGGGCCTTTGTGGCAGTTGATGGGTACCTGGGTGTGGCGGTCACGCGCGGCGTGGCTGTGCGGCGCTACCGGGCTTCCTTTCTGGGCCCCGGCGGACATTCCTGGGGCGACCAGTCTCCCAGCGCGCTGCACGCCCTGGGACGAGCGATAGCGGCCCTCTACGCCTTGCCCCTGCCGCTATCACCGCGCACCACCCTGAACGTTGGGGTCGCGTCCGGAGGCACGAGCGTCAACAGCATTGCCTCGGGTGCAGAGCTGCTCCTGGACCTGCGCTCTCTGGACCCGGAGCTGCTGGCAGACCTGGACACCCGGGCTGTGGCGGCGCTGCATACGGCGGCGCGCGAAGTGGGCGTGATTGTGCGGGTAGAACGGGTTGGAGACCGGCCGGGTGGTGACCTGCACAGTGAGGCGCTGCTGCCGCTGGCCCGGCAGGCTGCCCGCGAACTGCGGGTGGATGTGCGTACCACTTCCAGCAGCACCGACGCCAATGCTGCAGCGCCGTACGGAATCCCAGCCCTGGCGCTGGGGGTCTACCGCGGAGGCAACGCTCACCGCCACGACGAATGGGTGCAGGCCAGCAGCCTGGGGCCAGGGCTACGCCTGCTTCAGCGGCTGGTAGAGCTGTATCAGCGCTCCCCCGCTGCCTGA
- a CDS encoding MBL fold metallo-hydrolase, whose protein sequence is MSALVPLGPGIWYLPGAVNSVVVENGEGGALLIDTGLDDAHARKLLRAVESAGLSPSAILNTHSHADHHGGNAFILKKSPELTVYAPPLEAAVINHPMLEPLMLFGASPPPELRTKFLLAPASPAQPIPPGRQILGGVELDLIPVPGHAVDMYAVQLGEVLYVADALFGLEALAKHPLTFCSDSAAQKVSAAGLMELSSVGVILPGHGDPTVDLPGLVGANLTAYERITAAVLATVQQHSGSVDDLLSRVSVRMGVRTGSPAAAVLNRAVVSAHLTELQAQKQVQCVTEHHRLVFRISP, encoded by the coding sequence ATGTCTGCTCTGGTGCCACTTGGCCCCGGCATCTGGTATCTGCCAGGCGCCGTGAACAGTGTGGTGGTGGAAAACGGTGAGGGGGGAGCCCTCCTGATCGACACCGGACTGGACGACGCGCACGCCCGCAAGCTGCTGCGGGCGGTGGAGTCAGCCGGCCTGAGCCCCAGCGCCATCCTGAATACGCACAGTCACGCCGACCACCATGGAGGCAACGCCTTCATCCTGAAGAAATCGCCGGAGCTGACGGTTTACGCGCCTCCGCTGGAAGCAGCCGTGATCAACCATCCGATGCTCGAACCGCTGATGCTGTTCGGAGCCAGCCCCCCGCCGGAACTGCGGACCAAGTTCCTGCTGGCTCCCGCCAGCCCTGCCCAGCCCATCCCACCGGGGCGGCAGATCCTGGGTGGGGTAGAGCTGGACCTCATTCCGGTGCCGGGGCACGCAGTAGATATGTACGCTGTTCAGCTTGGAGAGGTCCTCTATGTTGCCGACGCTCTGTTCGGCCTGGAAGCGCTGGCAAAGCACCCGCTGACCTTCTGCTCGGATTCGGCAGCCCAGAAGGTGAGCGCCGCCGGCCTGATGGAGCTGAGCAGTGTGGGCGTCATTCTGCCTGGGCACGGCGACCCCACCGTGGACCTGCCAGGACTGGTCGGGGCCAACCTGACCGCGTATGAACGCATCACCGCTGCCGTGCTGGCGACAGTTCAGCAGCATTCGGGCAGTGTCGACGACCTGCTCTCACGGGTTTCGGTACGGATGGGTGTGCGCACCGGCAGCCCCGCCGCTGCCGTACTCAACCGTGCCGTGGTCAGCGCGCATCTCACCGAACTGCAGGCTCAGAAACAGGTGCAGTGCGTAACCGAACATCACCGGCTGGTGTTCCGTATCAGCCCATGA
- a CDS encoding Dps family protein, which translates to MTKKSASTKTAAKTTARGGARGAKPEGEAKADAAHLRTANNALVDHLYLSEEEFATVAETLQRNLATTICLYLKFKKYHWDIRGRFFRDLHPAYDEFILEIFPAIDEQAERLVALGGSPIAAPADLARFSVVQVPTETVRDARTQVADLVEDLSRVGKGFRDDSQTVDEANDPATADMYNGYALIIDKIRWMLQALMDDDRLD; encoded by the coding sequence ATGACCAAGAAGAGCGCTTCTACCAAGACAGCCGCCAAAACGACCGCGCGAGGTGGAGCCAGGGGCGCCAAGCCTGAGGGCGAGGCCAAGGCCGACGCTGCGCACCTGCGCACCGCCAACAACGCTCTGGTAGACCACCTCTACCTGAGTGAAGAGGAGTTCGCCACGGTAGCTGAGACGTTGCAGCGCAACCTGGCGACCACCATCTGCCTGTACCTGAAATTCAAGAAATACCACTGGGATATCCGTGGGCGGTTCTTCCGCGATCTGCACCCCGCCTATGACGAATTTATCCTGGAAATCTTCCCGGCCATCGATGAGCAGGCCGAGCGTCTGGTGGCTCTGGGCGGCAGTCCCATTGCGGCGCCGGCAGATCTGGCCCGTTTCAGCGTCGTCCAGGTGCCGACAGAAACGGTCCGGGACGCCCGCACGCAGGTGGCCGATCTGGTCGAGGACCTGAGCCGGGTCGGCAAGGGGTTCCGCGACGACAGCCAGACGGTGGATGAGGCCAACGATCCGGCCACCGCCGACATGTACAACGGTTACGCGCTGATTATCGACAAGATCCGCTGGATGCTGCAGGCCCTGATGGACGACGACCGACTGGACTGA
- a CDS encoding DR2241 family protein translates to MFIWPGASLGHFFRKLRNTHAPALAIQCADMRSLVLIGHGSHLNSESASAVFRYAELLRERGLYDEVIEGYWKEEPALRQVLRTTASTDVTVIPMFISEGYFTETVIPRELGLGHQGPVPPEGVARVLGGRTVRYTLPFGVHPGMADVILARAREVLPDAAPEDTALIVLGHGTTRNENSHKVIYSNADRLRESGLFAEVHALFLDEDPRVGTWPDLVRSRRVVVVPFFASEGWHTLETIPEDMGLRGEVTEFPDNPHGPQTVFYARPVGTHPAVANVVLSLAEEARSAGGRDGDVDRTHDAAWQAMMALARRGGRIGEVLLTPHSGVYELRHALDEGMGGAELQTVVTPEGLRDVTRRDAAGEHRPVRTYRTLPRGWRAVLSEAELRRGVHFLYPAVVEESYAHSCHSLRHTPWPTTARRQTGIYTRVQRATHDQVERVARTVCSPCLRTRLWAGEKLPRTFLDGVPGAFPCAEACTYFVAEVRETLISKRPTTASHDG, encoded by the coding sequence GTGTTTATCTGGCCTGGGGCCTCACTTGGCCATTTCTTTCGCAAGCTCAGAAACACTCACGCGCCGGCCCTGGCGATACAGTGCGCAGATATGCGTTCCCTGGTGTTAATCGGACATGGCTCCCACCTGAACAGCGAATCGGCCAGCGCAGTGTTCCGGTACGCCGAACTGCTGCGTGAGCGGGGTCTGTACGACGAGGTCATCGAAGGCTACTGGAAAGAGGAACCGGCCCTGCGTCAGGTGCTGCGCACCACCGCCAGCACGGACGTCACGGTCATACCGATGTTTATTTCCGAGGGTTATTTCACCGAGACCGTGATTCCGCGTGAGCTGGGGCTGGGGCACCAGGGGCCGGTGCCTCCTGAAGGTGTGGCGCGTGTGCTGGGCGGGCGGACCGTGCGCTACACGCTGCCGTTCGGGGTGCATCCGGGCATGGCCGACGTGATCCTGGCGCGCGCGCGCGAAGTTCTGCCGGACGCCGCTCCCGAGGACACCGCGCTGATTGTGCTGGGCCACGGCACCACCCGCAACGAGAACAGCCACAAGGTGATCTACAGCAACGCCGACCGCCTGCGTGAAAGCGGCCTGTTTGCAGAGGTGCACGCCCTGTTTCTGGACGAGGACCCCCGGGTGGGCACCTGGCCGGATCTGGTGCGGTCGCGCCGGGTGGTGGTGGTGCCGTTTTTCGCCTCAGAAGGCTGGCACACCCTGGAAACCATTCCCGAGGACATGGGCCTGCGGGGAGAAGTCACCGAGTTTCCGGACAATCCACACGGCCCGCAGACGGTCTTTTACGCCCGTCCTGTCGGTACGCATCCAGCGGTGGCGAATGTGGTCCTGAGCCTGGCGGAAGAGGCACGCAGCGCTGGAGGCCGTGACGGAGATGTGGACCGCACCCACGACGCAGCCTGGCAGGCGATGATGGCCCTGGCGCGGCGCGGCGGACGTATCGGCGAGGTGCTGCTGACGCCTCACAGCGGCGTGTACGAACTGCGTCATGCGCTCGACGAGGGCATGGGAGGAGCCGAGCTGCAAACGGTCGTCACGCCGGAGGGCCTCAGAGACGTGACGCGGCGTGACGCGGCGGGTGAGCACCGCCCGGTCCGCACCTACCGGACCCTGCCGCGCGGCTGGCGGGCGGTGCTCAGCGAGGCCGAACTCCGGCGCGGGGTGCACTTCCTGTATCCGGCGGTGGTGGAGGAAAGTTACGCCCACAGCTGCCACAGCCTGCGCCACACCCCCTGGCCCACCACCGCGCGGCGGCAGACCGGGATCTACACCCGGGTCCAGCGCGCCACGCACGATCAGGTCGAGCGTGTGGCCCGTACGGTCTGCTCTCCGTGCCTTCGCACCCGGCTGTGGGCGGGCGAAAAGCTCCCACGCACATTTCTGGATGGAGTCCCCGGCGCCTTTCCCTGTGCCGAGGCGTGCACCTATTTTGTCGCTGAGGTGCGCGAAACGCTGATCAGCAAGCGCCCGACCACTGCCAGCCACGACGGCTGA
- a CDS encoding S41 family peptidase → MTPNIRRVHPAPFRSLLGAVLGVSLLLPPAQAQAVSPAQAVFDQANILLVEEYGGLSTVDRVALRNEYQTRLNAVCAAMLATCPVTKAYPVLEAEFTALADKHTFFQTPEDYRDFITSATGGNRRQFGVKLASLDGQNRVVLEVVPESAAAEAGLRRGDVLQTLNNQPYRYDALRTARLNGQTITLGLTRAGQPLTVSISARESSSRDLPRLSYLTVGSAQVGVLRIPTFLGGGGVAQRVHELVAEAQAAGAQGIVVDLRGNGGGSLVECDNSVSAFVPSLTRVARSARGNTRTEVRQGARFESGRVVGAVKNPQLWTGPVAVLVDDGSASCSEFFAYEMQYAKRGPVLGEETAGVGNTATRVFEVGEAAVQLTILNYVKPEGTPYPLLVRPDEAHVQGEAEVRLLTQGVDSLLNAGVAALERSPALGSAAVSMPVTAPASPGGR, encoded by the coding sequence ATGACTCCAAACATTCGCCGCGTCCACCCGGCCCCTTTTCGTTCCCTGCTGGGCGCGGTGCTGGGGGTGTCACTCCTGCTTCCGCCTGCCCAGGCTCAGGCAGTGTCGCCTGCCCAGGCGGTGTTTGATCAGGCCAATATCCTGTTGGTCGAAGAGTACGGAGGATTGTCCACTGTTGACCGCGTGGCCCTGCGCAACGAGTATCAGACGCGGCTGAATGCGGTCTGTGCGGCAATGCTCGCGACCTGCCCGGTCACCAAGGCTTATCCGGTGCTGGAAGCGGAGTTTACTGCCCTGGCAGACAAGCACACTTTCTTTCAGACCCCTGAGGACTATCGGGACTTCATCACCAGCGCCACGGGAGGCAACCGCCGGCAGTTTGGCGTGAAGCTGGCGTCGCTGGACGGCCAGAACCGGGTTGTGCTGGAAGTGGTTCCTGAAAGCGCAGCGGCAGAAGCCGGGCTGCGGCGCGGAGACGTGCTACAGACCCTGAACAATCAGCCGTACCGGTACGACGCCCTGCGCACCGCACGGTTGAACGGCCAGACCATTACCCTGGGCCTGACACGTGCGGGGCAGCCGCTGACCGTCAGTATCTCTGCGCGGGAAAGCAGCAGCCGGGACCTGCCGCGCCTGTCTTATCTGACCGTGGGCAGCGCCCAGGTGGGTGTGCTGCGGATTCCCACCTTCCTGGGGGGAGGCGGCGTGGCGCAGCGGGTGCATGAGCTGGTGGCCGAGGCCCAGGCTGCTGGCGCCCAGGGCATCGTGGTGGATCTGCGTGGAAATGGCGGGGGGAGTCTGGTGGAATGCGACAACTCCGTCAGCGCGTTCGTGCCGAGCCTGACCCGTGTGGCCCGCAGCGCACGGGGCAACACCCGCACCGAAGTCCGCCAGGGAGCCCGTTTCGAGTCAGGCCGGGTGGTAGGTGCGGTGAAGAACCCACAGCTGTGGACCGGTCCAGTGGCGGTGCTGGTGGATGATGGCAGTGCGTCATGCAGTGAGTTCTTTGCCTACGAGATGCAGTATGCCAAGCGCGGCCCGGTACTGGGCGAGGAAACGGCCGGTGTGGGCAATACTGCGACCCGGGTGTTTGAAGTCGGCGAAGCTGCCGTGCAGCTGACCATCCTCAACTATGTCAAGCCCGAAGGCACACCCTACCCGCTGCTGGTTCGTCCGGACGAGGCTCATGTGCAGGGCGAGGCAGAGGTCCGCCTGCTGACCCAGGGGGTAGACAGCCTGCTCAACGCAGGAGTGGCAGCCCTGGAACGTTCCCCGGCGCTGGGGTCGGCAGCAGTGTCGATGCCGGTGACCGCGCCGGCCTCACCCGGCGGCCGGTAA
- the purC gene encoding phosphoribosylaminoimidazolesuccinocarboxamide synthase → MTRGEMKYEGKAKRVYATEQAGEYIVEYKDDATAFNGVKKAQIMGKGEINNAITAHLYPLLEAAGIPTHFLEKLSDREQRVRAVTIVPVEIIVRNVAAGSFSKRLGIEEGTPLPRPVVEYCYKSDALGDPLINTDTAVALGWATEADLARIRELSLQVRDFLVPYFEARGVRLVDFKLEFGKLSSGEIVLADEISPDTCRFWDAQTNEKMDKDRFRRDLGGVEDAYAEMLRRVTQSV, encoded by the coding sequence ATGACCAGAGGCGAGATGAAGTACGAGGGCAAAGCCAAGCGCGTGTACGCCACCGAACAGGCCGGTGAGTACATCGTGGAATACAAGGACGACGCCACGGCCTTCAACGGAGTGAAAAAAGCCCAGATCATGGGCAAGGGCGAGATCAACAACGCCATCACTGCACACCTGTATCCGCTGCTGGAAGCCGCTGGCATTCCCACCCACTTCCTGGAAAAGCTGAGTGACCGTGAGCAGCGTGTGCGGGCCGTGACCATCGTGCCGGTCGAAATCATCGTGCGCAACGTGGCAGCCGGCAGCTTCTCCAAACGCCTGGGCATCGAGGAAGGCACCCCGCTGCCGCGCCCGGTCGTCGAGTACTGCTACAAGAGTGACGCGCTGGGTGATCCCCTGATCAACACCGACACTGCCGTTGCCCTGGGCTGGGCCACCGAGGCGGATCTGGCACGCATCCGCGAGCTGAGTCTGCAGGTGCGCGACTTCCTGGTGCCTTACTTCGAGGCGCGCGGGGTGCGCCTGGTTGATTTCAAGCTGGAATTCGGCAAGCTGAGCAGCGGGGAAATTGTGCTGGCCGACGAGATCAGCCCCGACACCTGCCGCTTTTGGGACGCGCAGACCAACGAGAAGATGGACAAAGACCGCTTCCGCCGCGACCTCGGCGGCGTGGAAGACGCCTACGCCGAGATGCTGCGCCGCGTCACCCAGAGCGTGTAA
- the purS gene encoding phosphoribosylformylglycinamidine synthase subunit PurS: MPQYHAKVFVTLKPSILDPQGRTVERALAHLEHANVSGVRVGKLIELTLHGDRAEVEAQLESITANVLSNPVMEDARWELAEA, from the coding sequence ATGCCCCAGTACCACGCCAAAGTTTTTGTCACCCTCAAGCCGTCCATCCTTGACCCGCAGGGCCGCACTGTGGAACGCGCCCTGGCTCACCTGGAGCACGCCAATGTCAGCGGCGTGCGCGTGGGCAAGCTGATCGAGCTGACGCTGCACGGCGACCGCGCCGAAGTCGAAGCGCAGCTTGAGAGCATCACCGCCAACGTGCTGAGCAACCCGGTTATGGAAGACGCCCGCTGGGAGCTTGCCGAGGCATGA
- a CDS encoding MFS transporter — protein MKSHLQRGASAALSSFVTAALTIELADELVDGATGAAWPYLQADLHLNYTQIGLLLGLPAVFANIVEPALGLLADAGYRRQIVLGGGVAFALALGLTAMAGNFWGLLISLLLFYPASGAFVSLTQATWMDAEPARQEQNMARWTLAGSIGNVVGPLLVGAAVAFGAGWRAVFGVLAVLSLIALLLIWRVPGSAQEMHAPRTSLMETLRHAFQSLRRPPVIDSLLLLETSNFMLDLFRAFLALYLVDAAHTTLAQAALALALLTGVGLLGDTLIIPLLEKISGVAFVKWSAALVTLFFVAFLLLPGLGWKMVCVALIGLFTSGWHAVLQARLYQLLPDRGGTVMALSSITGMLGAAVPPLLGVLADRYGVQNALWLLALGPLTLVWRLPAMTFRR, from the coding sequence GTGAAATCGCACCTGCAACGCGGGGCCTCAGCCGCCTTGAGTTCCTTCGTCACCGCCGCGTTGACCATCGAGCTGGCGGATGAGCTGGTAGACGGCGCCACTGGTGCGGCCTGGCCGTACCTGCAGGCTGACCTGCACCTCAACTACACCCAGATTGGCCTGCTGCTGGGCCTGCCTGCCGTCTTCGCAAACATCGTGGAGCCGGCGCTCGGCCTGCTGGCCGATGCCGGTTATCGCCGCCAGATCGTGCTTGGAGGCGGCGTGGCTTTCGCTCTCGCGCTCGGGCTGACGGCCATGGCTGGGAACTTCTGGGGGCTGCTGATCTCGCTCCTGCTGTTCTACCCGGCGTCGGGAGCCTTTGTGAGCCTTACCCAGGCCACCTGGATGGACGCTGAACCTGCGAGGCAGGAGCAGAACATGGCCCGCTGGACACTGGCAGGTTCCATAGGGAACGTGGTCGGGCCCCTGCTGGTCGGCGCGGCGGTGGCCTTCGGGGCAGGCTGGCGTGCGGTGTTCGGCGTGCTGGCCGTCTTGTCCCTGATCGCCCTGCTCCTGATCTGGCGCGTGCCCGGCTCTGCTCAGGAAATGCACGCTCCGCGAACCAGCCTCATGGAAACCCTGCGGCACGCCTTTCAATCACTGAGGCGTCCACCTGTGATCGACTCGCTCCTGTTACTGGAGACATCGAATTTCATGCTCGACCTGTTCCGGGCGTTCCTGGCGCTGTATCTCGTGGACGCCGCTCACACGACCTTGGCTCAGGCTGCACTGGCGCTGGCGCTGCTGACGGGGGTGGGCCTGCTGGGTGACACCCTGATCATCCCGCTGCTGGAGAAGATTTCTGGCGTCGCCTTCGTGAAATGGTCGGCTGCGCTGGTCACCCTGTTCTTTGTGGCCTTCCTTCTCCTTCCGGGCCTGGGCTGGAAAATGGTGTGTGTGGCACTGATCGGATTGTTCACCTCCGGCTGGCATGCCGTGCTTCAGGCCCGGCTCTACCAGTTGTTGCCAGATCGCGGCGGCACTGTCATGGCGCTGAGTTCCATTACCGGAATGCTAGGCGCGGCCGTTCCGCCGTTGCTCGGCGTACTGGCAGACCGTTATGGAGTACAGAATGCCCTGTGGCTCCTGGCGCTTGGCCCTCTGACGCTCGTGTGGCGTCTCCCGGCGATGACCTTCCGGCGCTGA
- a CDS encoding MFS transporter: MTVAPPAMPFRPSGAQLGLIAANFLMWGGFFAVIPLVTVHFVEGLAWTAASVGLILGLRQLTQQGLTVFGGAWADRIGPKPLILAGCVLRTLGFAGMAYSETFATLLLAALLAGVGGGLFDAPKNAAITAVTRPEHRTRMYSLASMSGNLGMVSGPLLGAALLPVGFRTAGLVAASAYLVALVVLALTLPHVRPESPRAGGLGGLATAAQDVRFRRFTLVLIGYFLLSTQINVAVTLKAIALAGTTATAPLYGLSAGLSVVLQYPLLRLVERYVPTRIALVLAVLMVATALGLMAFAQTFPALLACVALYSLGTMIVYPTQQALTARLAPPELLGSYFGFSAISLGVGGAVGSLLGGALVDMGARLSFPALPWLTLFAVGLLTALGLKWALREVPSRHAPQPEVSAL; the protein is encoded by the coding sequence GTGACTGTTGCCCCGCCCGCCATGCCGTTCCGTCCGTCGGGTGCTCAGCTGGGATTGATTGCTGCCAACTTTCTGATGTGGGGCGGCTTTTTTGCTGTGATTCCCCTGGTCACCGTGCATTTTGTCGAGGGTCTCGCCTGGACCGCGGCCAGTGTAGGACTGATCCTGGGACTGCGGCAGTTGACCCAGCAGGGCCTGACCGTCTTCGGGGGCGCCTGGGCCGACCGGATCGGGCCCAAACCGCTGATTCTGGCGGGTTGTGTCCTGCGTACGCTGGGATTTGCGGGCATGGCCTACAGCGAGACCTTCGCCACCCTGCTTCTGGCCGCACTGCTGGCCGGGGTAGGCGGCGGCCTGTTTGATGCGCCCAAAAACGCGGCGATTACCGCGGTTACCCGTCCCGAGCACCGCACGCGTATGTACAGTCTGGCCAGCATGTCCGGGAACCTGGGCATGGTCAGCGGTCCGCTGTTGGGAGCGGCGCTGCTGCCGGTGGGCTTCCGCACCGCCGGACTGGTGGCGGCCAGTGCCTATCTGGTGGCGCTGGTGGTCCTGGCCCTGACCCTGCCACATGTGCGTCCCGAAAGCCCCAGAGCCGGCGGCCTGGGTGGGCTGGCCACGGCAGCACAGGACGTCCGCTTCCGGCGCTTTACGCTGGTGCTGATCGGCTACTTTCTGCTGAGCACACAGATCAACGTGGCCGTGACCCTCAAGGCTATTGCTCTGGCCGGCACCACAGCCACGGCCCCGCTGTACGGCCTAAGTGCAGGTCTTTCGGTGGTGCTGCAGTACCCGCTGCTGCGCCTGGTCGAGCGCTATGTCCCGACCCGGATTGCCCTGGTGCTGGCCGTCCTGATGGTCGCGACCGCCCTGGGCCTGATGGCTTTTGCGCAGACCTTCCCTGCGCTGCTGGCGTGCGTGGCGCTGTACAGCCTGGGAACCATGATCGTGTATCCCACCCAGCAGGCCCTGACAGCTCGGCTGGCCCCCCCTGAGCTGCTGGGCAGCTACTTTGGCTTTTCAGCCATCAGCCTGGGGGTGGGTGGGGCGGTCGGCAGTCTGCTGGGCGGAGCGCTGGTAGACATGGGCGCGCGCCTCAGCTTTCCTGCGCTGCCCTGGCTGACCTTATTCGCAGTGGGCCTGCTGACGGCCCTGGGGCTGAAATGGGCGCTGCGGGAGGTGCCGTCCCGCCACGCCCCGCAGCCGGAGGTTTCAGCGCTGTAG
- a CDS encoding OsmC family protein produces the protein MQIEVQVRQISPATSQATARTHQVMIDRPLEKGGEDRGMMGGEQLLVSLGGCFISNLLAAIKAREADITDVQLTVTGTLESSPSRFSAIEVVVDAQAQDRALLEKLVEMSDRACIVSNTLRPAVALSFRLA, from the coding sequence ATGCAGATTGAAGTACAGGTCAGACAGATCAGCCCCGCCACATCACAGGCCACTGCCCGGACACATCAGGTCATGATCGACCGGCCGCTGGAAAAGGGCGGCGAGGACCGCGGCATGATGGGCGGCGAACAGCTGCTCGTGTCGCTGGGGGGCTGCTTTATCAGCAATCTGCTGGCAGCCATCAAGGCCCGCGAGGCGGACATCACGGACGTGCAGTTGACAGTAACAGGCACCCTGGAAAGTTCCCCCAGCCGATTCAGCGCCATTGAAGTTGTCGTGGATGCCCAGGCGCAGGACCGGGCGCTCCTGGAAAAACTGGTCGAGATGTCGGACCGCGCCTGCATCGTGTCCAATACCCTTCGCCCGGCCGTCGCACTGAGTTTCAGACTGGCCTGA
- a CDS encoding DUF4385 domain-containing protein, whose product MPKFDYSLNYAELDLRAQPHLYRVGVGEQGVLLVQPYKSELLPHWRFATPDLARESSEKLYTMFEAYLKDGDFVGADMARKFLQMGFTRSRRYANHKGGKKYDGPVPADKKGQSGAHGRAELPRSPEDPVKAESARIFKQKWEQAEANPVYAAMKREHKARYG is encoded by the coding sequence GTGCCGAAATTCGACTACTCGCTGAACTACGCCGAACTGGACCTGCGTGCCCAGCCGCACCTGTACCGCGTCGGCGTGGGCGAGCAGGGTGTGCTGCTGGTGCAGCCCTATAAAAGCGAGCTTCTGCCTCACTGGCGTTTTGCAACGCCGGATCTGGCGCGGGAAAGCAGTGAGAAGCTCTACACCATGTTCGAGGCCTATCTGAAGGACGGAGACTTTGTGGGCGCGGATATGGCCCGCAAGTTCCTGCAGATGGGGTTTACCCGCTCGCGGCGCTATGCCAACCACAAGGGTGGCAAAAAGTACGATGGACCGGTGCCAGCCGACAAAAAAGGGCAGTCCGGTGCTCATGGCCGGGCTGAGCTGCCCCGCAGCCCCGAGGACCCGGTCAAGGCCGAGTCGGCGCGCATCTTCAAACAGAAGTGGGAACAGGCTGAAGCCAACCCGGTGTACGCCGCCATGAAGCGCGAGCACAAGGCCCGCTACGGCTGA